Part of the Aquimarina sp. MAR_2010_214 genome is shown below.
GATTTAAAACCGCACTGATCCTAGTTTTAATCTGCTATATTTATATCGTTTTTTATGGTAGAAGAAAAGCTAATTCTTAAAAATAAAATTTTTATTAAAAGTGAAAATAACAAATCATATAGTAATGAAATATCTATCAATTCTAATAACGATACTACTTTGTTTTTCTTCTTGTAAGAAAGATTCTACGGATTCTGTAAATCAGGTTCCTGTATCAAAAACTATCAAAAAAACAGATTTCACAAAATATGTCAATCCATTTATTGGCACCAGCAAAATGGGACATACTTATCCAGGAGCAACAGCACCTTTCGGAATGGTACAAGTAAGTCCACAAACAAATTTTGAAGTAATGTTTAATAAGGATGGTAGTTACAACAAAGAAACCTATGAATATTGTGCTGGCTATCAACACAGAGATTCTACAATAATAGGTTTTTCTCATACAAACCTAAGTGGTACCGGACACTCTGATCTAGGAGATTTTTTAGTGATGCCCACAACAGGGAATTTAGTACTCGATCCTATAAAAACCGCTGATGGCGCCAAAGGATTTTATTCTACATTTTCTCATGATAACGAATATGCATCACCTGGATACTATAAAGTAAAACTAAAGGATTATGACATTACCGCAGAGCTTACTGCTACAGAACGTGTAGGGGTTCATCAATATACTTTCCCAGAAACGAAAGATGCGCATATCATTTTGGATCTAGTCTACAATGTTTACCATCATGATGACAAAAATGTATGGACATTCTTACGAGTAGAAAATGATTCCTTAGTAACCGGGTATCGCCAAACTAAAGGATGGGCAAGAACCAAAAAAGTGTTTTTTGCTATGCAATTCTCTAAACCTTTTAGTAGTTATGGACATAAAAAGTACGATACTGTAAAGTATGATGGATTCTATCGTCGTTTTGAGCAACAGGAAAATTTTCCTGAAATGGCAGGAAAAGACATTAGAGCATATTTTAATTTTGACACAAAAGCTAATGAAAAAATCAATGTCAAATTTGCATTATCTTCTGTAAGTACCAACGGAGCATTAAAAAACTTGAAATCCGAATTACCAGATTGGGATTTTGAAAAAGCCAAACAGAAAACTGAGAACAAATGGAATGATGAATTATCGAAAATAGAAATAAAAACAATTTCAGAAGAAGATAAAACTACATTCTATACGGCACTATATCATACCATGCTTAGTCCAATTATTTATGAAGATGTAGACGGTAGTTACCTTGGATTGGACCAAAATATTCATACTTCTGAAAACTTTACAAACTACTCGGTTTTCTCTCTTTGGGATACGTATAGAGCTTTACACCCCCTATTTAATATTACACAACCTAGTCGTAATAATGACATGATCAAATCGATGTTGGCTCATCAAGAACAAAGCGTACATCATATGTTACCGATATGGAGTCATTATGCTAATGAAAACTGGTGTATGATAGGCTACCATGCAACTTCGGTAATTGCAGATGCCATTGCCAAAAACGTTGGTGATTTTGACAAAAACAAAGCTCTTGCTGCATCTGTAAGTACTGCCAATGTTTCTTATTTTGATGGTTTAGGGGATTATATCAAATATCAATACATACCCGACGATAAAAGCCACTCTTCAGTTTCTAAAACACTAGAATTAGCCTATAATGATTGGTGTATTGCCCAGATTGCAAATAGTACCGGAGATAAAAAAACTACAGATCAGTTTCTAAATAGATCAGAGTATTATAATAATGTATATGATCCCAAAATTGGATATATGCGTCCTAAATTATCTAATGGTGAATTTAGGAAAGAATTTGACCCTTTAGATACACATGGACAAGGGTTTATTGAAGGAAATGCATGGAATTATGGTTTATATGTACCTCATCAACTAGAAAAAATGGTAAAAATGATGGGAGGAAACGAACGATTTAGTCAACACCTCGATTCTTTGTTTACCATGAAATTAGAAGACAAATTTATAGAAAAACATGAAGACATAACTCGAGACGGAATTATTGGTAATTACGTACATGGTAATGAGCCTGGACATCATATCCCCTATTTATATAACTGGACAGGCAAGCCATATAAAACCCAAGAACGTGTTCGCATGATCATGAATACTATGTATGGTCCTACAGTAGATGGATTGTGCGGAAATGATGATGCGGGGCAAATGAGCGCATGGTATATATTTAGTAGCTTAGGTTTTTATCCCGTTACACCAGGATCAGCTGAATATGCAATAGGAAGCCCTCTGGTTAAGGAAGCAATACTACATCTGGAAAACGGAAAAGACCTTAAGATTATAGCAAAAAATCAAAGTAAAGACAATATTTATGTACATCAAGTATCGGTAAATGGTAAGGTTATAAATGATGTTACCCTTTCTCACAATGATATCATAAACGGTGGAGAAATTATTTTTGAAATGCAAAACACTCCGAAAAAGATAAAATAACACCATAAATCATAAGTTTTTTCATTGTATTGAATTTACTTAGGAACTAATAAGGTAAGATTTTAAAATATCTTTCTATAAAAAGGCCCCGAGACTTTGACTCGGGGTTTGTTACACAAAGAATAATTGGTAATAACCAAAGCAAAAACTATTTTAAATTGTAATTTTGGCGACTAGCTATTTTTTGCTAGTATTACTTAAATAGACTATATACAAAAAATGATATTAGGAGTAGATATTGGAGGGAATTATATTACTGTAGCTGGAATAGATACCAAAACAAACAAATTGTCGGAAGCTAATTTGGTTTCTATTACTGTTGACAATAAAGCTGAAGCTGATGAAATAATAGAAAGGTGGTTATTTGCTTTACAGAAAGTCATCAACACTCTTGTAGACGATCCTCTAGAAGGAATTGGAATTGCTATACCTGGACCTTTTGATTATTACAATGGAATTTTTGCCTTTAAAATGCAGCAAAAATATGCCTCTCTTTTTTGTATAAATATTAAAGAAATACTTAAGAAGAAATTACAACTGTCTGATGATATTCCTATACGATTTTACAATGATGCTGCTTGCTTTGGTATTGGGGAAGTATGGAAAGGAAAACTAAAATCAATTCGACGAGGATTAGGAATAACATTAGGTGCTGGTTTTGGTGCCTCCTTTCTGTTTCATGGGCTTCCAATCCTTTCTGGAGATGGCATTCCTAAAGACGGAGAGTTATACCACATCCCTTATAAAGATGGAATTGCAGATGATTATTTTTCTACTCGGTGGTTTGTCAAAAGATATAAAGAGATTACCGATACAACAATTAATAACGTTAAAGAGCTTACAGAAGCTTCTTTAAAAAATGATGTAGCCGTACAACAAGTTTTTAATGAATTTTCAGAAAACCTAGCTGAATTTTTAAGTCCCTGGTTAAAATCTTACAATGCAGAAGCTATAGTTATTGGAGGTAATATTGCTAAAGCATGGCCCTTTTTTGCTAATGAGCTAGAGAAAAAAATAAATACTCACGATTGTCTTGTTAAGATACACAAAAGCGAACTTCAAGAAAAAGCAATATTATTAGGTAGTGCAAGACTAGTTAATGACACTTTCTATAAAGGGCTTGCATTTTAAGCAAATAAAAAAGCTCAAAAATTCTTTTTTGAGCTTAAAAATATTGTATAAATCACATAGTTTAATAACGTGCAAAAACTATCGATTTTTATTTAACTAATTTTCTTCTTTTAAATTTCCATTGCGTAATCCCACCATCAAGATCATAAATTTTAGTGAAACCTGCTTTTCTCATATATGCAGAACATTTCTTACTTCTTGCTCCACGAGCACAGTATACAATTACAGGTTTTGTTTTGTCAACTTTAGTAATAAGATCTTTAAAATTTTTATTTCTAAAATCAATATTCACAGCTCCTTCAATATATCCTTCTGCATACTCACCGGGTGTTCTAACATCAATAAGTTGTACTTTACTCATTTCTAATAGTGAATCTATTTCTTCTACTGTAATTAACTCTACAACATCATCTTTTTCAACCCGTTTACAATTGAACAATATTGAAGAAATAAAAATAATTACTAAAAATGATTTGATATTCATAAGATAATATTAATCTTCTATGATTTCACCTTCCCAATTCATAAAGCCGCCAACCAAATTATATGTAGTTTCGAACCCCATTTGATTCATCAACATACATGCCTGAGCACTACGCGCTCCAGAACGGCAATATACATAGTAATTTTTAGCCTTATCCAGCTTTCCTATTTCATCAAGAAAACCTTGCCCTTGACGAATGTCTACATTGAGCATATTAGGTATATACCCATCCTCTACTTCTTCTTCTGTTCTTACATCTAAAATTACTGCATTATTGTCATTAGCAATTTGTTCTTGCCATTCTTCTTGAGTGATATCTTCTGCCATTATAAAATATATTCTACTAAAATTGAATTTTTATTTTTTAATATTCCTTTACAAATATAATGAGTAGTTCATTAATTGTATTAAAACTACACCTTCAATTTATTAAAAATTAGGAAAATACTATACCTTAATACTACAACCGATAGCTTTTGTGATTTCTACAGGAACTTTTTTTCCTTCTAATAGAGCATTCACAGCATCTTCAACATATTTCTGATCAGCAGCTGATGCATCCTTATAGTTATTATCAATAGTCCCTATATATCGAACGATATTACCTTTCGGTGTTTTCTCTAAGATATACACATGAGGAGTTTTTGTTGCTCCGTATTGAGGGTATATTTTTTGTCCATCATCAAATAAATATGGAAAAGTAAACCCTTTCTCTTTTGCTCTTATCTTCATATTATCAAAACTATCATCTGGATAAGATTTTGAATCATTAGGGTTTATAGCCACAACAGGGTATCCTTTTGCTTTAAAAGTAGCATCTAATGCTATTATTCTATCTTCATAAGCCACAGAGTATGGGCAATGATTACATGTGAAAACGACAATAAATCCTTTGGCATCCTTATAATCTGCCAATGATATCAATGTATTATCTACGTTTTTAAGTTTAAAGTCTGTAGCGACATCCCCTATCGAATATCCTCCTTCAATTTTGGCACCAGATACTTTATCCAAAGCAAATGCACTTATTGCTATTACAAAAGCTACTCCAACCAGGATTTTTAAAGTTTTCATTGGTTTAATTTTTATTACTCTTTACTTTACATCAATCTTTACAGCATTTTTTTAAGCTCTTTTTCTAATTCATTATAAGTAAAAGATCTTTCATAAAAATTACTGTCTCCATCTTTATATATTATCGTTGCAGGGATAGAACCCGACCAGTTACTATTAACTTTAGGAATCCAAGTATTTGCATCAGGATCATCTAGTAATATTACTTTGCTTCCTATCTTCTGTTTTCTAACAAAAGGAATTAATTTAGATTCTACTTGAGTGGGTAAATCCAAACTTACCAAAATCACCTCTACTTTATTCTTAGGATATCGACTATTGATCAACTCAAAATAAGGCAGCTCGGCCACACATGGTTTACACCATGTAGCCCAAAAATTAATGACTCTTATTTTTCCATCATTAATATTTAATAATGGTTTAAAACTCTTAAAATCATATACAGGTATTTCTATACCTTTACTCTCGAAAACATCAGTTGCATCAAGAGCCACAGTCTGCTGCTCTCCTTTACAATTTGTAAAAAGTACAATAAATACGGTATATAAAATTAATCTTGACATCATACTAATGTATCAAAACCATTGATAATGCAAAAGAAAATTAACAAGGTTTCTATATTTTATCTAAATATTTTCAGAATTTTTCACAATTGTTCAACTCAAAATCATGATATTTTTTCCAAATGGCAATAATACTATTAAACCTGATCTTTAAATTCGAATTTAACAAAGAATTAATAACATTTTATAATTTCTCAAATAAAAATTAATATACATTTGTATATACAAATATTGTACGAACAATTGAATATAGAAAAGATCATAAAAACAGATATTGAACTTCCGTTACCCAAAAAAGTTGTAATAAATTTATTATATACTGAAAATTGGATAATGGATAAAATCAATATCGAATTAAAAACTTATGATATTTCTCTTCAACAGTTTAATGTGTTGCGGATTTTAAAAGGTCAAAAAGAAAAACCTGCCAATCTCTCTACTATACAAGAAAGAATGGTTACCAAAATGAGTAATACTACAAGATTAGTGGATAAACTTATTAGTAAAGGTTATGTAAAACGAATAACTTGTAAATCTAATCGAAGAAAAGTAGAAATTACGATTACACAACAAGGAAAAGTTTTTCTTGATGAAATAAATCCCATAATGGATGAATTTGAAAATAGAATTACTTCAAATTTTTCTACAAAGGAGCTCGCTCAATTAAATGAATTATTAAATAAGTTCAGAAATTATAACTCATAAATACTATTACTAATTAATTTTTTAAAATAATCATGAAAACTAGACTTAAATCATTATTCTTAGCAATTGCAGTAATTGCAACAACATCTGCTTTTGCACAAAAAAAAGAGATCAAAACTTCAGAAAGTACAATTAACTGGACAGGTAAAAAAGTTACCGGATCTCATACAGGAACACTTAATCTATCTGAAGGCTTTTTAGTATTTGATGGTGACAAAATTACAGGAGGTGAGTTTACAGTAGATATGACTACACTTGCCGTTACTGATCTTGAAGCTGGAAAAGGGAAAGAAAAACTTGAAGGACATTTAACCTCTGATGATTTCTTCGGCATCGCAAATCATAAAAAAGCAAAATTAGTTGTTACAAAAACTAAAAAAACAGATAAAGGTCATATCATAGCCGGAGACCTTACCATCAAAGGAAAAACAAACCCTATTAAATTTCTTCTAGCTGTAAATGGTCATACCGCATCAGCAACACTTAAAGTTGACAGAACAAAGTATGATATCAAATATGGATCAGGAAGTTTCTTTGATAACTTGGGTGATAAAACGATCAGCGACGAATTCGAATTAGCGGTTACATTAAAAATGTAATTTTTTATAGCCTCGAATTATAATTAATTTATATATTTGAACCAACAAAGAAAAAATGAAAACAATCTTAACAAATAATTGGTGGTGGTCATCTCAAAACGAAAACGTCGTGAGATAGCTCCTATCATTGTGTTAAGTAAACATATCAAAGGCTTGTCGAATCACGACAAGCCTTTTTTTTGTTCCATAAACAGAGGCTGTAATTAAAAAATTAAACCGTAAAATGACTTTTAAATTAACCACACATTTCAAACAAATCCTGGCAGATACATTTACTCCGGTAAGTGTTTATCTAAAAATCAGAGATCGTTTCCCTAATAGTCTATTATTAGAAAACAACGATTATAGAGGTAGTGAAAATAGTTTTTCTTACATCTGCTGTAATCCAATAGCCAATATCAAAGTAGAAAACGAAATTATTTATCAGTCCTTTCCCGATAAGAGTATCGAAGAAATACCTATAACAGAAAGCACTAACATCGCCGAGATTATTGAGCAATTTGGTAAAAAATTTGTAACCTCAAAAAGTAAATTCAAATTCATAAACAATGGCCTTTTTGGTTATATCTCCTATGATGCTGTTCGATATTTTGAAGATATCTCTATTACTAAAAAAGAAGAAGGTTTACATATACCCGACATACAATACACAGTATATCAAAATATAATTGCTATTAGTAATTTCACTAATGAAGCCTATATTTTTGCACACTGTTATGAATCAGAAAGCAATATTTCCGAAATAGAATCTTTGCTTAAAGTTAAAAATTTTGCATCCTATAATTTTACTACTGTTGGTGATACTACTTCTAACCTCAATGATGAACAATATAAAGAACACGTAACCCTAGCCAAAAAACATTGTCATCGCGGAGATGTATTTCAACTAGTATTATCCAAACGTTTTTCTCAAAAATTTAAAGGAGATGAATTTAATGTCTATCGTGCATTACGTAGTGTTAACCCCTCTCCCTACCTGTTTTACTTTGATTATGGTGATTTCAAAATATTTGGTAGTTCTCCCGAAGCACAACTAGTGGTAAAAGATGATATTGCCGAGATTCACCCGATTGCAGGAACTTTTAAACGTACCGGGAATGACGAGCAAGATGCAGAATTAGCAAAAAAACTGGCGGTTGATGAAAAAGAAAATGCAGAGCACGTGATGTTGGTGGATCTGGCTCGTAATGACCTAAGTAGAAATGGAAATAATGTAACTGTAGAAACCTATAGAGAAGTTCAGTTTTATTCTCATGTGATCCATCTGGTTAGTAAAGTAACTAGTAAAAAACATAAAGACACTACCACTATGCAAGTAGTAGGAGACACTTTCCCGGCAGGTACATTAAGTGGTGCACCAAAACATATGGCTATGCAGCTTATCGAAAAATACGAAAACGTAAATCGCGATTTCTATGGGGGAGCTATTGGTTTTATGGATTTTTCGGGAAACTTTAATCATGCGATCATGATTCGAACGTTTCTAAGTAAAAATCACAAATTACACTGGCAAGCAGGAGCCGGATTGGTTAATGAATCAAATGAAGAAAACGAATTACAAGAGGTATATAATAAACTAGGAGCACTAACAAAAGCATTAAAAATAGCAGAAGAAATATAAGGGTGTTTCCCCAATTACTTGGGGTCGGGCTATTCGCGCTACAGGGTAGCTAGCTTCTATCCCTAACACAAAAAAATAATAACGTGTAAAAAACTCTGAAACCCTAAAAGAAAAAACAATGAATACAAAAATATTAGTAATAGACAATTACGATTCATTCGTATACAACTTGGTTCATTATCTAGAAGATCTTGGTTGTGAGGTTATCGTAAAACGTAATGACCAATTACGATTAGAAGATGTAGAAGCATTTCAAAAAGTCTTATTATCTCCAGGTCCGGGAATCCCAGATGAAGCCGGTTTATTAAAAGAGATCATCCGTAAATATGCAGATACCAAAAGTATTTTCGGAGTTTGCCTAGGACAACAGGCCATCGGAGAAGTTTTTGGTGGTAATATAATCAACCTCAACGATGTATATCACGGTGTAGCAACCAATGTAACAGTATCAGTTACCGATGAATCTCTTTTTGAAGGACTTGATACCAATTTTAATGTAGGGAGATATCACTCCTGGGTAGTAGCAGATAAAGATTTACCCGATTGCCTGCAAGTGACTTCATATGATGAAAACGGACAAATCATGTCCCTGCGTCATAAAGAATTAGACGTTCGCGGAGTACAATTTCATCCAGAATCTGTATTAACTCCCGACGGAAAAAAGATATTAGAAAACTGGATAAAAAACTAGATATAAACCTTTAAGGTTTTAAAAACCTTGAAGGTCTTAAAAACATAATATCATGAAAAAATTACTCAACCGATTAATCAATCACGAAACCATCTCTAAAGAAGAGGCCAAAGGTGTTTTGGTAAATATCTCTAAAGGAGAATACAATCAAAGTCAGATTGCATCATTTCTCACCGTATATATGATGCGTAGTATTACGATCGAAGAATTAGAAGGTTTTAGAGATGCATTACTAGAGCTTTGTATTGCTATAGATCTAAGCGAGTATAATCCCGTAGATCTTTGTGGTACTGGTGGTGATGGTAAAGATACCTTTAATATCTCAACACTTTCTTCTTTTGTCTCGGCAGGAGCCGGAATCAAAGTCACCAAACATGGGAACTACGGAGTTTCTTCAACATGTGGTAGTTCTAATGTAATGGAGCATTTGGGGATTAAATTCAGTAATGATAAAGACTTTTTGAAACGTAGTATCGATGAAGCTGGGATATGTGTATTGCATGCCCCGTTATTTCATCCTGCGATGAAAAATGTCGCTCCGATACGTAGAGAATTAGGGGTAAAAACCTTTTTCAATATGCTTGGACCTATGGTAAATCCGGCATTTCCTAAAAATCAAATCGTAGGAGTTTTTAACCTGGAACTAGCGAGAATGTATGGGTATCTGTATCAAAATACAGATAAAAAATTCACTATTATCCATGCACTGGATGGATACGATGAGATTTCACTAACCGGAAACACAAAAACAATTTCTAATACTACCGAAGGAATGCTTTCGCCATTAGATTTTGGAGTGCCACTATTGAAACAAGAAGATATTTACGGAGGAGATTCTATCGAAGCATCTGCTGCCATATTTATGAATATCTTGAGCGGTAAAGGAACCGAAGCACAAAACAACGTAGTCTGTGCCAATGCAGGAATGGCTATCGCAACAGTAGAAGGTCTCGAACCAAAACAAGGGTTCGAAAAAGCAAAAGAATCACTACTTTCTGGAAAAGGATTAATAGCACTAAAAAAAGTTCAGGAATTAAGTAAGAATTAAAATAATTTATCACTCCAGTACTTCAGCTGGGATTTATAAATACATCAAAGAAATTCAATTTAATAAAATGAAAGTCGAAACA
Proteins encoded:
- a CDS encoding aminodeoxychorismate/anthranilate synthase component II, which gives rise to MNTKILVIDNYDSFVYNLVHYLEDLGCEVIVKRNDQLRLEDVEAFQKVLLSPGPGIPDEAGLLKEIIRKYADTKSIFGVCLGQQAIGEVFGGNIINLNDVYHGVATNVTVSVTDESLFEGLDTNFNVGRYHSWVVADKDLPDCLQVTSYDENGQIMSLRHKELDVRGVQFHPESVLTPDGKKILENWIKN
- a CDS encoding MarR family winged helix-turn-helix transcriptional regulator — translated: MNIEKIIKTDIELPLPKKVVINLLYTENWIMDKINIELKTYDISLQQFNVLRILKGQKEKPANLSTIQERMVTKMSNTTRLVDKLISKGYVKRITCKSNRRKVEITITQQGKVFLDEINPIMDEFENRITSNFSTKELAQLNELLNKFRNYNS
- a CDS encoding TlpA disulfide reductase family protein produces the protein MSRLILYTVFIVLFTNCKGEQQTVALDATDVFESKGIEIPVYDFKSFKPLLNINDGKIRVINFWATWCKPCVAELPYFELINSRYPKNKVEVILVSLDLPTQVESKLIPFVRKQKIGSKVILLDDPDANTWIPKVNSNWSGSIPATIIYKDGDSNFYERSFTYNELEKELKKML
- a CDS encoding GH92 family glycosyl hydrolase, which codes for MKYLSILITILLCFSSCKKDSTDSVNQVPVSKTIKKTDFTKYVNPFIGTSKMGHTYPGATAPFGMVQVSPQTNFEVMFNKDGSYNKETYEYCAGYQHRDSTIIGFSHTNLSGTGHSDLGDFLVMPTTGNLVLDPIKTADGAKGFYSTFSHDNEYASPGYYKVKLKDYDITAELTATERVGVHQYTFPETKDAHIILDLVYNVYHHDDKNVWTFLRVENDSLVTGYRQTKGWARTKKVFFAMQFSKPFSSYGHKKYDTVKYDGFYRRFEQQENFPEMAGKDIRAYFNFDTKANEKINVKFALSSVSTNGALKNLKSELPDWDFEKAKQKTENKWNDELSKIEIKTISEEDKTTFYTALYHTMLSPIIYEDVDGSYLGLDQNIHTSENFTNYSVFSLWDTYRALHPLFNITQPSRNNDMIKSMLAHQEQSVHHMLPIWSHYANENWCMIGYHATSVIADAIAKNVGDFDKNKALAASVSTANVSYFDGLGDYIKYQYIPDDKSHSSVSKTLELAYNDWCIAQIANSTGDKKTTDQFLNRSEYYNNVYDPKIGYMRPKLSNGEFRKEFDPLDTHGQGFIEGNAWNYGLYVPHQLEKMVKMMGGNERFSQHLDSLFTMKLEDKFIEKHEDITRDGIIGNYVHGNEPGHHIPYLYNWTGKPYKTQERVRMIMNTMYGPTVDGLCGNDDAGQMSAWYIFSSLGFYPVTPGSAEYAIGSPLVKEAILHLENGKDLKIIAKNQSKDNIYVHQVSVNGKVINDVTLSHNDIINGGEIIFEMQNTPKKIK
- a CDS encoding rhodanese-like domain-containing protein, which encodes MNIKSFLVIIFISSILFNCKRVEKDDVVELITVEEIDSLLEMSKVQLIDVRTPGEYAEGYIEGAVNIDFRNKNFKDLITKVDKTKPVIVYCARGARSKKCSAYMRKAGFTKIYDLDGGITQWKFKRRKLVK
- a CDS encoding anthranilate synthase component I family protein, with protein sequence MTFKLTTHFKQILADTFTPVSVYLKIRDRFPNSLLLENNDYRGSENSFSYICCNPIANIKVENEIIYQSFPDKSIEEIPITESTNIAEIIEQFGKKFVTSKSKFKFINNGLFGYISYDAVRYFEDISITKKEEGLHIPDIQYTVYQNIIAISNFTNEAYIFAHCYESESNISEIESLLKVKNFASYNFTTVGDTTSNLNDEQYKEHVTLAKKHCHRGDVFQLVLSKRFSQKFKGDEFNVYRALRSVNPSPYLFYFDYGDFKIFGSSPEAQLVVKDDIAEIHPIAGTFKRTGNDEQDAELAKKLAVDEKENAEHVMLVDLARNDLSRNGNNVTVETYREVQFYSHVIHLVSKVTSKKHKDTTTMQVVGDTFPAGTLSGAPKHMAMQLIEKYENVNRDFYGGAIGFMDFSGNFNHAIMIRTFLSKNHKLHWQAGAGLVNESNEENELQEVYNKLGALTKALKIAEEI
- a CDS encoding YceI family protein; protein product: MKTRLKSLFLAIAVIATTSAFAQKKEIKTSESTINWTGKKVTGSHTGTLNLSEGFLVFDGDKITGGEFTVDMTTLAVTDLEAGKGKEKLEGHLTSDDFFGIANHKKAKLVVTKTKKTDKGHIIAGDLTIKGKTNPIKFLLAVNGHTASATLKVDRTKYDIKYGSGSFFDNLGDKTISDEFELAVTLKM
- a CDS encoding rhodanese-like domain-containing protein — its product is MAEDITQEEWQEQIANDNNAVILDVRTEEEVEDGYIPNMLNVDIRQGQGFLDEIGKLDKAKNYYVYCRSGARSAQACMLMNQMGFETTYNLVGGFMNWEGEIIED
- a CDS encoding thioredoxin family protein, with the protein product MKTLKILVGVAFVIAISAFALDKVSGAKIEGGYSIGDVATDFKLKNVDNTLISLADYKDAKGFIVVFTCNHCPYSVAYEDRIIALDATFKAKGYPVVAINPNDSKSYPDDSFDNMKIRAKEKGFTFPYLFDDGQKIYPQYGATKTPHVYILEKTPKGNIVRYIGTIDNNYKDASAADQKYVEDAVNALLEGKKVPVEITKAIGCSIKV
- a CDS encoding ROK family protein → MILGVDIGGNYITVAGIDTKTNKLSEANLVSITVDNKAEADEIIERWLFALQKVINTLVDDPLEGIGIAIPGPFDYYNGIFAFKMQQKYASLFCINIKEILKKKLQLSDDIPIRFYNDAACFGIGEVWKGKLKSIRRGLGITLGAGFGASFLFHGLPILSGDGIPKDGELYHIPYKDGIADDYFSTRWFVKRYKEITDTTINNVKELTEASLKNDVAVQQVFNEFSENLAEFLSPWLKSYNAEAIVIGGNIAKAWPFFANELEKKINTHDCLVKIHKSELQEKAILLGSARLVNDTFYKGLAF
- the trpD gene encoding anthranilate phosphoribosyltransferase, which produces MKKLLNRLINHETISKEEAKGVLVNISKGEYNQSQIASFLTVYMMRSITIEELEGFRDALLELCIAIDLSEYNPVDLCGTGGDGKDTFNISTLSSFVSAGAGIKVTKHGNYGVSSTCGSSNVMEHLGIKFSNDKDFLKRSIDEAGICVLHAPLFHPAMKNVAPIRRELGVKTFFNMLGPMVNPAFPKNQIVGVFNLELARMYGYLYQNTDKKFTIIHALDGYDEISLTGNTKTISNTTEGMLSPLDFGVPLLKQEDIYGGDSIEASAAIFMNILSGKGTEAQNNVVCANAGMAIATVEGLEPKQGFEKAKESLLSGKGLIALKKVQELSKN